From a single Nocardioides panacis genomic region:
- a CDS encoding C40 family peptidase — protein sequence MSTTLRRSLARALIVLGAVAGSTALAHPAEAMSHQARDRVVHVAASKAGTPYVYGADGPRAFDCSGFTKWVFSRMGRHLPRTAAAQSGAVRHVGRAARHRGDLVFFSSGGHVYHVGIYAGHNSVWHSPPSGAAREARAPLDERGLLRPGALTRRHEPARRISQSREACVPSPARRSGRSR from the coding sequence ATGTCCACGACTCTGCGTCGTTCCCTTGCCCGCGCCCTGATCGTCCTGGGCGCCGTGGCCGGATCCACCGCCCTGGCCCACCCGGCCGAAGCCATGTCGCACCAGGCCCGCGACCGCGTGGTCCACGTGGCCGCGTCCAAGGCCGGCACCCCCTACGTGTACGGCGCCGACGGCCCCCGCGCCTTCGACTGCTCCGGCTTCACCAAGTGGGTGTTCTCCCGGATGGGCCGCCACCTGCCGCGCACCGCGGCCGCCCAGTCCGGCGCCGTGCGCCACGTCGGCCGCGCCGCGCGGCACCGCGGCGACCTGGTGTTCTTCTCGTCCGGCGGGCACGTCTACCACGTGGGCATCTACGCGGGCCACAACAGCGTGTGGCACTCCCCCCCGTCCGGGGCAGCGCGTGAAGCGCGAGCACCTCTGGACGAACGCGGTCTCCTACGGCCGGGTGCGCTGACCCGACGTCACGAGCCGGCGCGCAGGATCTCCCAGTCCAGGGAGGCCTGCGTGCCGAGCCCGGCCCGCAGGTCCGGGCGGTCGCGGTAG
- a CDS encoding ABC transporter permease, with translation MLKMTWRNLVARKVRLALSATAVVLGVAFVAGSFIFTDAMGDAFDGIIEGSTADVEVAFKGAGDFGSEQDARTLPVSVVDRLDQLPEVGSVHPSVQLESVYVIGRNKKVVGGNGPPGLAFNYSGATNLAGRPIITLSSGALPSKAGQVALDVDTARKAGYGVGDTVTLVTPGDPPTLEAEVVGLVEFGSGGLNGATLTLFDVGAMQDLFLGGRDVYSAVSLTAAPGVTQTQLAAAAQRVLPPDVVARTGDAVVKKNKATLDTILGFLNTFLLVFAGVALVVGIYLIINTFSILVAQRSRDLALLRALGASRRQVNVSVLTEALVVGLFGSTLGLGAGYLLARGLQLLFGAVGFDLSRATFPVNLRTVVASYGVGVLVTMLAAYLPARRASSIPPVAALRDDVALPEASLRRRVLVGFLLVLVGVGGMVAGFSRSGNLGLSLIGGGMLAILVGVSLLSPWVGRPLTRLFELVYRRAFGTVGTLAAQNSLRNPRRTAATASALMIGLTLVALMSILGQSATASTDAAVKRTLTSQFVVSNVVGTPFSTSVARQIRRVDGVRDVAEFRTAGAEIKGDRAFVGAIDARSLGLALALPVEQGSMLALRPGTLAVNEQSAQRRGIRLGDVVPVKFQAATVRLKVVATFGASGVLPTSYIVTPDTFVKGGLKPLDSLLFVTKDDSADADAVRRQVDKITAGLPTVTVKDPGQYAEEQRQQVNLFLAFIYALLGLAVVIAVLGIINTLALSVIERTREVGLLRAVGLSRRQLRLMVRLEAVVVSVLGAVLGVTMGLVFGVALQRAIADQGIDVLSIPWLQLVIFVALAAVAGVLAAVLPARRAARLDVLTAIGAD, from the coding sequence ATGCTGAAGATGACGTGGCGGAACCTGGTCGCGCGCAAGGTCCGCCTGGCCCTCAGTGCGACCGCGGTGGTGCTGGGCGTCGCGTTCGTCGCGGGGTCGTTCATCTTCACCGACGCGATGGGCGACGCCTTCGACGGGATCATCGAGGGCTCGACCGCGGACGTCGAGGTGGCCTTCAAGGGCGCCGGTGACTTCGGCTCGGAGCAGGACGCCCGCACGCTGCCGGTCTCGGTCGTCGACCGGCTCGACCAGCTGCCCGAGGTGGGGTCCGTGCACCCGAGCGTGCAGCTGGAGTCGGTCTACGTGATCGGCCGGAACAAGAAGGTCGTCGGCGGCAACGGCCCGCCCGGCCTGGCGTTCAACTACTCCGGGGCGACCAACCTGGCCGGCAGGCCGATCATCACGCTGAGCAGCGGCGCGCTCCCCTCGAAGGCCGGCCAGGTGGCGCTCGACGTCGACACCGCGCGCAAGGCCGGGTACGGCGTCGGGGACACCGTGACGCTCGTGACGCCGGGCGACCCGCCGACCCTGGAGGCCGAGGTCGTCGGCCTCGTGGAGTTCGGCTCCGGCGGCCTCAACGGCGCGACGCTGACGCTGTTCGACGTTGGTGCGATGCAGGACCTGTTCCTCGGCGGCAGGGACGTCTACTCGGCCGTGTCGCTCACCGCCGCACCCGGCGTGACCCAGACGCAGCTCGCGGCGGCCGCCCAGAGGGTGCTGCCCCCCGACGTGGTGGCGCGCACCGGGGACGCGGTCGTGAAGAAGAACAAGGCCACGCTCGACACGATCCTGGGCTTCCTGAACACCTTCCTGCTGGTCTTCGCCGGGGTCGCGCTCGTGGTCGGGATCTACCTGATCATCAACACCTTCTCGATCCTGGTCGCCCAGCGCAGCCGCGACCTCGCGCTGCTCCGGGCGCTGGGCGCGTCACGCCGGCAGGTGAACGTCTCGGTCCTCACCGAGGCGCTGGTGGTCGGGCTGTTCGGCTCGACCCTCGGGCTGGGCGCGGGGTACCTCCTCGCGCGCGGGCTGCAGCTGCTGTTCGGCGCGGTCGGCTTCGACCTCAGCCGCGCCACCTTCCCGGTCAACCTGCGCACGGTCGTGGCGTCGTACGGCGTCGGCGTGCTGGTCACGATGCTGGCGGCGTACCTGCCGGCCCGGCGCGCCTCCTCGATCCCGCCGGTCGCGGCGCTGCGCGACGACGTGGCCCTGCCGGAGGCGTCGCTGCGCCGCCGGGTGCTGGTCGGCTTCCTGCTGGTGCTGGTCGGCGTGGGCGGCATGGTGGCCGGCTTCTCGAGGAGCGGCAACCTGGGCCTCAGCCTGATCGGCGGCGGGATGCTCGCGATCCTGGTCGGCGTCTCCCTGCTCAGCCCCTGGGTGGGGCGCCCGCTGACCCGGCTGTTCGAGCTCGTCTACCGCCGGGCGTTCGGCACCGTCGGCACCCTGGCGGCGCAGAACTCGCTGCGCAACCCCCGGCGTACGGCGGCCACGGCCAGCGCGCTGATGATCGGGCTGACCCTCGTGGCCCTCATGTCGATCCTCGGGCAGTCCGCCACCGCCAGCACGGACGCCGCCGTGAAGCGCACGCTGACGTCACAGTTCGTGGTCTCCAACGTCGTCGGCACGCCGTTCTCCACCAGCGTCGCGCGCCAGATCCGCCGTGTCGACGGCGTGCGCGACGTCGCGGAGTTCCGCACCGCCGGCGCCGAGATCAAGGGCGACCGCGCGTTCGTCGGGGCGATCGACGCCCGGTCGCTGGGCCTCGCGCTCGCGCTGCCGGTCGAGCAGGGCTCGATGCTCGCCCTGCGTCCCGGCACCCTGGCGGTCAACGAGCAGTCCGCCCAGAGACGCGGCATCCGGCTCGGCGACGTCGTCCCCGTGAAGTTCCAGGCCGCGACGGTGCGGCTGAAGGTGGTGGCCACGTTCGGTGCGTCCGGGGTGCTGCCGACGAGCTACATCGTCACCCCCGACACCTTCGTGAAGGGCGGCCTCAAGCCGCTGGACTCGCTGCTGTTCGTCACCAAGGACGACTCGGCCGACGCCGACGCCGTACGTCGTCAGGTCGACAAGATCACCGCGGGCCTCCCCACCGTGACGGTCAAGGACCCCGGCCAGTACGCCGAGGAGCAGCGCCAGCAGGTCAACCTGTTCCTGGCCTTCATCTACGCCCTGCTCGGACTGGCCGTGGTCATCGCGGTGCTCGGCATCATCAACACCCTCGCGCTCTCGGTGATCGAACGGACCCGCGAGGTCGGCCTGCTCCGCGCGGTCGGCCTGTCCCGTCGCCAGCTGCGGCTGATGGTCCGGCTCGAGGCCGTGGTCGTCTCGGTGCTCGGGGCCGTGCTGGGCGTCACGATGGGCCTGGTGTTCGGGGTGGCGCTGCAGCGCGCGATCGCCGACCAGGGCATCGACGTCCTGTCGATCCCCTGGCTCCAGCTGGTGATCTTCGTCGCGCTCGCGGCGGTCGCCGGCGTGCTCGCCGCGGTGCTCCCCGCGCGGCGGGCGGCCCGCCTCGACGTCTTGACCGCCATCGGGGCGGACTAG
- a CDS encoding SprT-like domain-containing protein, with protein sequence MDLGDAYRMGTELLQRHGLDGWTLAFDGAKRRAGICRYDVRVIGLSAPLTRLHAPEEVRETVLHEVAHALAGPRHGHDAVWVSQCRAIGGNGRRCIPSDAPTVTAPWLGVCPAGHTTERHRRPERVQSCARCSRTFSADHLLKWTLHGRPAVMHPNYLHELEGLRAGRRMRLAGVGQPVRLLVPGPLHGRVGRVVKRGRTSYHVQLPEGRLRVLFAAADPLA encoded by the coding sequence ATGGACCTGGGCGACGCCTACCGGATGGGCACCGAGCTGCTGCAGCGCCACGGCCTCGACGGCTGGACGCTGGCCTTCGACGGCGCCAAGCGACGCGCCGGCATCTGCCGGTACGACGTCCGGGTGATCGGGCTCTCGGCGCCGCTCACCCGGCTGCACGCGCCCGAGGAGGTGCGCGAGACCGTCCTGCACGAGGTCGCGCACGCGCTCGCCGGACCGCGGCACGGCCACGACGCGGTGTGGGTCTCCCAGTGCCGCGCGATCGGTGGCAACGGCCGCCGCTGCATCCCGTCCGACGCCCCGACGGTGACCGCTCCCTGGCTGGGCGTCTGCCCGGCCGGGCACACCACCGAGCGGCACCGGCGCCCCGAGCGCGTGCAGTCCTGCGCGCGGTGCAGCCGCACGTTCTCCGCCGACCACCTGCTCAAGTGGACGCTGCACGGGCGGCCCGCCGTGATGCACCCGAACTACCTCCACGAGCTCGAGGGGCTGCGTGCCGGCCGGCGGATGCGGCTGGCCGGCGTCGGGCAGCCGGTGCGGCTGCTGGTCCCCGGGCCGCTGCACGGCCGCGTCGGGCGGGTGGTCAAGCGCGGCCGCACCAGCTACCACGTGCAGCTGCCCGAGGGCCGGCTCCGGGTCCTGTTCGCCGCCGCCGACCCCCTGGCCTGA
- a CDS encoding dirigent protein, giving the protein MRSRALLASTAVVVVTAAGVTVGAAQAQPDSPAARTQAGRAASQIVVVERAVSDTVVDQGPTGDSLGDLLAFGNPVYDRTNTHQVGRDQGSCVRTVVGKAWECSYTTSLAKGALVVEGPFYDTRDSVLAITGGTGSYSRARGVLHLHARNAKGTAFTFRFVVQR; this is encoded by the coding sequence ATGCGCAGCAGAGCCCTACTCGCCAGCACCGCGGTGGTCGTCGTCACCGCGGCCGGGGTCACCGTCGGTGCGGCCCAGGCCCAGCCCGACTCACCCGCCGCACGGACGCAGGCCGGCCGGGCGGCCTCGCAGATCGTCGTCGTCGAGCGTGCCGTCAGCGACACGGTGGTCGACCAGGGGCCGACGGGCGACAGCCTCGGCGACCTGCTGGCCTTCGGCAACCCGGTGTACGACCGGACCAACACCCACCAGGTGGGCCGGGACCAGGGGTCCTGTGTCCGCACGGTCGTCGGCAAGGCCTGGGAGTGCTCCTACACGACCAGCCTCGCCAAGGGGGCGCTGGTCGTCGAGGGGCCGTTCTACGACACCCGGGACTCGGTGCTCGCGATCACCGGCGGGACCGGGAGCTACTCCCGCGCCCGCGGCGTGCTGCACCTGCACGCACGCAACGCGAAGGGCACCGCGTTCACCTTCCGGTTCGTCGTCCAGCGCTGA